TCATACCCCATAAACGTCGCAACCTCAGTCAAACGAGTATGCCGCAAATTGTATGGAGTGCGTTTATTCTCCGGAATATCAGCCTTTTCACACGCATTTTTGAATCCGCGTCGGAAAGCATCGTACTTCATCCGATCCGCCAAATCAGGCTCATAGGCGCAAGATTCGTCGTGGTGGTGCGGGATCTCACCACAGTTACTGCACTGTTGCTGCTCAGTCTTAACCCACAGAGGAGCATTAGGATCCTCAATATCGCCAGGCTCCCCGCCCAAGGGATGAGACGCGATCCACTCTCGTAGAGGTCTCCCCGATCGGACAAGCTGGTTCGTCCTGTCTGGCGTTCCCTTCGCACCTTCCAAGTAGATAAAATCGCCTTTCTCGTTGGACGTGAAGTCTCCAATATTACGGGAAAGTAGTTCACCTGGCCGCGCCGCAGACTCGTACAAAACGTAGGTAAAGGCTCTATCACGGGTGCTCGTAAAGCTCCGAACCAACTGTTTCAGTTCATCTTCCGTAAACAGGTCTTCACGGGAGACAGAGGTCGGCTTATTGCTTTTGTGAACCGAAAAGAACTGGACCTTTTCGGGTGCCTGACCCTTGTTCTTCGCCGTGTACAGCTTCTTGACCGCGCAACGGAACTTGTGCTTCGTTGCCTCCGCGTAATCACTACGATTCAAGGCCGCGACGACATTCTTGATTTCTTGCTCAGAAGCACCGTCTATAACAAAATCTTCAGGCGCAAACTTATCGAGAATGGTTTTCCAAGCGTAGGCATACCGCTGCTGTTGGCTTTCGCCGATGCCTTCTGCCGCAGCGTGGTTGATCAAGTCGCGGACTGCCTCGAAATTCTCCTGAGAGACCTCGTCTTCCAGATTTTGAAGAGCGTTAGATACGTTGATGTATTCGGTCGTGGTCATAGTTCTTCGAATCACGTAATGGATAGAGAAGGAAGGAGAGGAAACACAGAGATTCGAATGATGGCTGGTCCACTGAAGCGTTGATTGAGTTGGCCGGTGGGAACCCTTGCCGGCGTTCTCTTGCCCCCGCTCTCACTTGGTGTCCATTGAACCGTTCGTAGATTGGACTCGCAGACCCTGATACGAACAGTTAAGAGGTCGTTTTTTACTTTCTCTTGTCTTCTCCTTCCTTCGATTGGGTTTTCAAGAGAAAATTAGTGTTTTACTTTTAAATTAATTTGCTTCAGATACGATTCCTAAT
This is a stretch of genomic DNA from Halobellus sp. MBLA0158. It encodes these proteins:
- a CDS encoding tyrosine-type recombinase/integrase translates to MTTTEYINVSNALQNLEDEVSQENFEAVRDLINHAAAEGIGESQQQRYAYAWKTILDKFAPEDFVIDGASEQEIKNVVAALNRSDYAEATKHKFRCAVKKLYTAKNKGQAPEKVQFFSVHKSNKPTSVSREDLFTEDELKQLVRSFTSTRDRAFTYVLYESAARPGELLSRNIGDFTSNEKGDFIYLEGAKGTPDRTNQLVRSGRPLREWIASHPLGGEPGDIEDPNAPLWVKTEQQQCSNCGEIPHHHDESCAYEPDLADRMKYDAFRRGFKNACEKADIPENKRTPYNLRHTRLTEVATFMGYEQLNKFAGWKPGSDRAKVYVHLNNDDVNRAIRDQYGLDSSTEEDQKIECSFCGSENQSQYSECRSCGRPLNLREEKSREEKQDVLEKLSELEENGVLDKLERLDKLQ